In one window of Macrobrachium rosenbergii isolate ZJJX-2024 chromosome 11, ASM4041242v1, whole genome shotgun sequence DNA:
- the LOC136843304 gene encoding uncharacterized protein — translation MADFDDGAEEAPATPAPVIEAAPELPEIKLFGKWSLDDVQLSDMSLQDYIAVKKYYAKYLPHSAGRYAAKRFRKAQCPIVERLTNSLMMHGRNNGKKLLAVRIVKHSFEIIHLLTGENPVQVVVNAIINSGPREDSTRIGRAGTVRRQAVDVSPLRRVNQAIWLLTTGAREAAFRNIKTIAECLADELINAAKGSSNSYAIKKKDELERVAKSNR, via the exons ATGGCAGACTTTGATGATGGAGCTGAAGAGGCGCCAGCCACCCCTGCGCCAGTGATTGAGGCTGCCCCAGAACTGCCAGAGATCAAACTGTTTGGCAAATGGTCTCTGGATGATGTGCAGCTAAGTGATATGTCCCTGCAG gattatATTGCTGTGAAGAAGTACTATGCTAAATACTTGCCACATTCAGCTGGAAGGTATGCTGCGAAGCGATTCCGCAAAGCCCAGTGCCCAATTGTTGAGAGGTTGACCAACTCTCTTATGATGCATGGTCGTAACAATGGCAAGAAGCTTCTTGCAGTCCGAATTGTGAAGCACTCATTCGAAATCATTCACCTTCTTACTGGTGAG AATCCAGTCCAGGTTGTTGTCAATGCCATCATCAACTCAGGACCCCGAGAAGACTCCACACGTATTGGTCGTGCTGGTACAGTAAGAAGGCAGGCTGTTGATGTGTCTCCTCTTCGTCGTGTTAACCAG GCTATCTGGTTGTTGACTACTGGTGCACGTGAAGCTGCATTCCGTAACATCAAGACCATTGCTGAATGTTTAGCTGATGAGTTGATTAATGCTGCCAAG GGATCATCCAACAGCTACGCCATCAAGAAGAAGGATGAACTTGAACGTGTTGCCAAGTCCAACCGTTAA
- the LOC136843307 gene encoding uncharacterized protein isoform X1, with the protein MEITVKYLQSIDFAELKYSDQLEIKTKGRPMPHLSIEQRSTDRLRRYGTAFSKQFYENCEWLCGCEETNAMFCFPCLLFGGDLMWTKMGVRDLIPLAPKIKHHEQTSDHINSVIDLALLGKVSNAGDSDSSQRLLDAKHNELVRKNRDALSRIIDCVKFCGKYKLSLFNSDEGGNGNHGGIFHGLLDFACELDSCLKAHLATEAVFKEKMDIILNEILDIMLSICRDKIKEEVSDLKYLAVVCDEAVDTYDNNQVAVILKYVAQDKPIERFWGFFNPDTLERVLLNELHILCGSFKEKLIAQTYDGITIAGAVSKGLPKVIKEVYRNAHFVSYARQPCITIERAVSQNSSARAFFASLSGIYNFFERCPHRMAALENVAISQSKTPHVVTRFKQRIVNAVYELKFTLVQCCNMLETSTSVDTGCGAASINRTLNDAKFDYWLRFFCKVMPHISIQFSVFHSHMFNRKEFSASFAMFRTLVLKLKSDSEAIRNRFLEVATAVKEVCDIILMECSERMKFTAHLYANKLLSVCHFQAFAENFPNEALSIVGDAYPMLEMSKLRIELLVLYKRGDLCKTESLVHLLFAINENHLQSTLSETVKLIKILLTTPMITAEPDRQLTTLARIQSFLQCSRVRDRLSALAMIFIEHEMVTEMKDFNEKVVDHFATSSGWTEFTFK; encoded by the coding sequence ATGGAAATCACGGTAAAATATCTGCAAAGCATTGATTTCGCAGAGTTGAAATACAGTGATCAACTCGAAATTAAGACCAAAGGTAGGCCTATGCCACATTTATCCATAGAGCAGAGAAGCACAGACCGCCTAAGAAGGTATGGGACCGCGTTTTCCAAGCAATTTTACGAAAATTGTGAGTGGCTGTGCGGCTGCGAAGAAACCAATGccatgttttgttttccttgccTGCTTTTCGGCGGGGACTTAATGTGGACAAAGATGGGGGTGCGAGACCTGATCCCCTTAGCTCCTAAGATAAAGCACCACGAGCAAACTTCCGATCACATAAATAGTGTAATTGATTTAGCTCTGTTAGGTAAAGTTAGTAATGCAGGTGATTCGGACTCATCGCAACGCCTCTTGGATGCAAAACACAACGAATTAGTGAGAAAAAACAGAGACGCGTTATCCAGAATCATTGACTGCGTGAAGTTTTGTGGAAAATACAAGCTCTCCCTTTTTAATAGTGACGAGGGAGGCAATGGGAATCATGGAGGAATCTTTCACGGTTTGCTCGATTTTGCTTGTGAACTGGATTCGTGCCTGAAAGCTCACTTGGCTACGGAAGctgtttttaaggaaaaaatggacataattttgaatgaaatattgGACATAATGTTGAGCATTTGCAGAGATAAGATTAAGGAGGAAGTAAGTGATTTAAAATATTTGGCAGTAGTGTGTGACGAGGCCGTTGATACTTACGACAACAATCAGGTGGCAGTTATTCTTAAGTATGTGGCCCAAGATAAACCTATCGAAAGATTTTGGGGTTTTTTCAACCCAGACACCCTAGAGAGAGTGCTGCTCAATGAACTCCATATTTTATGCGGAAGCTTCAAAGAAAAGCTCATTGCTCAAACCTATGACGGTATAACTATCGCAGGTGCGGTCAGTAAAGGGCTGCCGAAGGTAATCAAGGAAGTCTATCGCAATGCACACTTTGTCAGTTATGCTCGTCAGCCGTGCATAACAATAGAAAGAGCTGTATCCCAAAACAGCTCTGCCAGAGCGTTTTTCGCTAGCTTATCAGGAATATACAACTTTTTTGAGAGGTGCCCACACAGAATGGCTGCTTTGGAAAACGTGGCCATCAGTCAGTCAAAAACGCCACATGTGGTAACGAGATTTAAACAAAGAATTGTCAATGCAGTATACGAACTGAAATTTACCTTGGTTCAGTGTTGTAACATGTTAGAAACATCGACATCAGTCGACACAGGGTGCGGAGCTGCAAGTATAAACAGAACACTGAATGATGCTAAGTTTGACTATTGGTTGAGATTTTTCTGCAAAGTGATGCCTCATATCAGTATCCAGTTTTCAGTGTTTCATTCGCATATGTTTAATCGGAAGGAATTCAGTGCTTCCTTCGCCATGTTCAGAACTTTGGTGCTTAAATTAAAAAGCGACTCAGAAGCAATCAGGAACAGGTTTTTAGAGGTAGCGACCGCAGTAAAGGAGGTCTGTGATATTATCCTCATGGAGTGTAGTGAGAGAATGAAATTTACAGCTCACTTGTATGCGAATAAGCTGCTGTCGGTATGCCATTTCCAAGCATTTGCAGAAAATTTTCCAAACGAGGCACTTTCTATAGTTGGAGATGCCTATCCTATGCTTGAAATGAGCAAACTGAGAATAGAGCTACTTGTACTGTATAAAAGAGGAGATTTGTGCAAGACTGAGAGCCTAGTACATTTGTTGTTTGCAATAAATGAGAACCATCTCCAGTCAACGCTTTCGGAAACCGTTAAGCTTATAAAGATTCTTCTGACTACACCAATGATAACTGCTGAACCAGATAGGCAGTTAACAACCTTGGCTAGAATTCAGTCATTTTTGCAGTGTTCTCGTGTTCGGGATAGACTCTCTGCCTTGGCCATGATATTCATTGAGCACGAAATGGTAACCGAGATGAAGGACTTCAATGAAAAAGTTGTCGACCATTTTGCTACTTCAAGTGGATGGACGGAGTTTACTTTCAAGTAA